In Novipirellula artificiosorum, the genomic window AGACATCATGAAAGAGGTTGCTTGGGCGAGGGAAGTCGGCAAGTGCCGGGTGTTCGTTTTGACGTTGGGCGACAACCCAGAAGCTTGGAGCAACTCGGGGTTTTGCGACGTTCTCGAGCGTGGCATCCTGTGGACAGCGCGGGGTGATTGAACACCATCCCCGATCAATTCACCCGCCATTCTAGGATTCCGCCGGAAAACGTCGGCTGCAATTCCACTTCGATTCGAACGGCGTCGGTCTTGACTGGATCAAACTCAACGATCGCCCATTGATCCTTGGCGGTGCTGAACTCGGATGGCATCTTGACGGGTTTCCATTCGCTACCGCTGCGATAAAGAAGCTTCCACGACTTGGGAACTCGGCATTGGCCACGGCCGGTGTCGTCAAACCAATAGACATTGACGTTCGAAAGGGTGGTCGGTTTGGCGAGATCGTACTGTACCCATTCGCTTGTGCCACGATGGTCCCACCATGTAAAACGGGGGATTTCATGATCGCCGGAGTGCTGCGGTTCCATCTGATCGCTAACAGCCTCGATGGTGTCGCTTCGGCCGCAATGCGACGCGGAAGCCTGGCTTGTCGACGCGATCGTCGGCAACGGGGCCACGACAGCCCGGTCGGCGGATCGCGGAATCCAAACCGCCATTTCGTTAGCACCCCGGTGACACCAAGCGTAGTAGGGGATCATGGTGATCGGCTTCTCGCGATTCGCGGACTGTCCATCCTCATCGCGATAGACGGCGTTTGCGCTGCCGGTCAGCACCGTGATTCCGCCCAATAGATTAGGGCGATGTTCGGGTGCCAGTGTCGTGTTGTCGGCCAACCACGTATCGAGGACTTGCCCGTCATGATCAGCACCCTCGATACAGTAAACCAATGGTCCCCGCTCAAACGCCACCCGGCCACGGTCGTATTCGATCTGCTCGTTCGCCAACACTCGGCGTATTGGCATCGGCAAGTCTAACTCAACAACGTCGCCTGGTTGCCAAAGGCGATCAAGCATCGCGTACCCGTCAACGAGAGGGGCATGGGCCGGGGTGCCATTGACGCGCAGTTTCCAATCGGCCGGCGTTACATCTTCATAGCGATAAAGGTCACTCGGCAGCACCTCGCCGCGCACCCAACCCGGTATCCGCAATCGCAAGCCAAACCGTTGCGTGCTTTCGGGAGAGACGGTCATGCGAATTTTGCCGCTCCACGGGTAGTCGGTCTGTTGCACCAATTCGACGGAACCCGACGCCAAGTCGGCGGTCGCCTTTCCGGCGAGAAACAGATTCACATACAAATCGTCATCGCGGACCGCATAAGCGTAGCCAGGAATCGACGGCAGAAATCGCACCACGTTGCTCGGACAGCATGAGCAATTGAACCAGGGACTCCGTTGTAAGTCACCTTGGTTGAAGCGAAAACGCATGTCGCATTCAAGGGGATTGGGATAGAAGAACTGATCTCCGCTGAGCGACACACCCGACAGAAAGCCGTTGTAGACGATTCGTTCGAGCACATCGGCATACTTGGCGTCACCATGCAGTAGAAACATTCGATGATTCCACATGGCCAGAGCGATTGCTGCACAGGTTTCATTGTAGGCCTTCAAATTCGTCAACTTGTAAGCGCCCGCGTAGCCTTCGCCCGCTCCCTGTTGGCCAACGCTACCGATCAAGTAGAGCTTGCGGCCGACCACGTCGTTCCAGATGCGATCGATCGCGTCGATGTATTCGGATTCGCCCGTCATTGCCGCAACGTCAGCCACACCGGCGTAGAAGTAGCCACCGCGAACGGCATGGCCGACCGCCTCCGACTGGCTGACGACTCGGGCATGGTCCTGGGCGTATTGTCCGTAAAGTTTCTCGCGTTTGTCTTCATTGCCGCGCATGTCGACGAAGAACTTGGCCAAGTCGAGGTATTTCGGTTCCCCTGTCGCTCGAGCGAGACGAACCAACCCAATTTCGATTTCCTCGTGACCCGGCACATCCGTTCTTTGACCCGGCTCGGGGCCAAACACCTCATCGATTAGGTCCGCGTTCTTGACGGCAAGATCGAGAAAGTTTCGTTTGCCGGTTGCTTGGAAATGGGCCACCGCTGCTTCGTACATGTGACCGACATTGTACAGCTCATGACTGTGGTCCAATCCCGTCCATCGCGGGTCTTGTCCGTAGCGTCCGCGCGACTGAGACGTCTTGGCGGTGTAGAGGTAGCCGTCCGGCTCTTGAGCTGCTGCAAACTTCGCAATCAAATCGTCCAAGTACTTGTCCAGCTTCGGATCGAACTTGAGTGCCAGCGTGTAGGAAGCGCCCTCGACGATCTTGAATACATCGGAATCGTTGAAGAAAATGCCCTCGAAGCCTTCTGGGTCTTTGTTGGCTGCTGCCACAAAGTTGCGGATCCGACCCGTCTGCTCGCAGCGTTCAAAGCAATAGGGCACCGTAACCCGAGAATTCGTTTCCATTCGCGACTGCCAGAAACCAGGGCCCACGTCAACCGCTGTAAACGGCACCGGTTGAATCGGGTAGTCGGCGGCAATGGCTCGACCACCGAAGAGCATCAATAGAACGAGGAAAATGATGGTACGACGCATAGCACATCCTGTTGGCGGTTGGCGTAACGGCTCGGAGATCCAAGAAACACGCTTGGTCGATTCACAAAAAGGTCTAACGGGTTCTAACGAGGTCGGCGTTTTTCCAACCAATCTTGTTGCGGGACGAGATCAGGGTGATCCCTTGCCCAATCGGGAATCGGAAACCACCGCAGCGAACTGAGTCGCGGATAGGTTTCCCAAACGTTGGCTGCTTTGGGATCGGTTTGTCGTAGATCTCCGGTTTGCGTCAGGTATTCGGTTAAACGACTTGCCAAATCGGCTTTGATCTCCTTTGCAGATGGTTCCTCAGAGAGGTTTTCGAGGCAGGCGGGATCGCGTTGGATGTCGTACAGCTCCTCGCTCGGTCTAAGGTCCACGGCTGCGGCCAACAGTTGAGCGACGTTCGTTTGGTCCCGGTTGGCAATCATCCATTGTAACGTTGGTCCATTGTCGATGTCGTGGAAACCGCCGAGTGCGTCTCCCAGCTGACTTTGGATCAAGTTGCCATCGCCATCATATTTTGCCTTGTCAAACTTCTGTGCTGCGCCCGCTGGCCAGCGTTCGGGCGTGAAATTCCGAATGTACAAATGCGTCTTGGTCCGGATGCAACGACAGGGATAGCCAAGCGAACGAAAGCGAGAGGATGAATGTCGCTCTCGCCCGCTGAAAACCCCGTCGCGCGGCGAAGCTATCTCGTCGGAGAGATTCGAATAGTGACCGAGCAGACTGCGTCCCGGCATTTGATCCGCCTGCTTGGGCGCGACTTCTGCGGCATGAAAAATCGTCTGGGTGACATCGATGAGGCTGACGAGGTCGTCATTGTCCTGCCCGGCGGGAATCATCGCGGGCCAGCTGATCGCAAGTGGCATGTGAATGCCGTATTCGTATAGGTTTGCTTTGGCACGAGGGAACGGCATCCCGTTGTCGCTGGTCACGATCACCAGCGTGTTGTCGAGTTCGCCAGCCCGTTGCAACTCGTCGAGCATTCGCTGCAAATGCGAGTCGAACCACTCGATTTCAAACATGTAGTCGGCAACGTCCGAGCGAACTTCATCACTATCGGGCAAGAATCCGGGCAGCTCGATTTGATCGGGGTCAATGCCATTTCTTTTCCCGATGCCTCGGTCATAGTCTCGATGGGGTTCGCTACATCCAAACCAAAAACAGAAAGGTTGGCCCGACGGGCGTTCCTTCAAGAAGTCGGAAAAGTTCGCGGCATAATCGGTGTTCCTGATTCCCGTGGGAGTCTCCATTTTTCGATCGCTGTACGCCTTTCCAGCCGGATTGTGTGGCCAACCCCTCGCCGAACCTGGGCTCCATCCTTTGCCGGTCATTCCGACATGATAGCCGTGGTCAGACAATTGATCGGTGAACACGGGAAGGTCGGGCGGGAAGTAGCTCGCGTGCGTTCCCGCCTCACGAATTTGCCAGATTTCGCGGCCCGTCAAAAACGCTGCCCGCATCGGACTGCATCCCGGGGCGGGAGTGAAGGCATTGCGAAACAGGATCCCTGACTTTGCAACTTGATCAAACGCCGGAGTCTGAATCGCCGCCGTGCCGTAGGCGGACGCATGCGGATACGACTGATCGTCGGCTATCGCGATCAAGATATTCGGCCGCGCCGCAACAGAGACCGCCGCGCCGATGCAGATCCAAGCGACGATCAGGGCCATGCGATTATCAAGCTTCATCTGATTACCTTAAGAGGTTGAAAACAGGATGCGTCAAGGAGTGGGTTAGGGATTGTCGGAGAGACTTTTGAGGATTTCGGAGCGTCGCCTTTGCAACCGTTCGATGATTTCCGTGTTTCCGTTTGCCACGTTGGTCCTTTCCTCCTCGTTGTTGCCGAGATCCACGAGAAACAATCCGTCCTTCGTCGTCTCAACCTCGGCCTTATTGCTTCGATCGGTTGGGTTACCCAGGAGCTTCCAGTTTCCGTCACGGATCGCCCATTGTGGCCTCTTTCCGCCACCCAAGTGCCAATAGAGAAAATCATGAGGGGTCGCAACGTCCCGATCATGCAACACATTCACCAGACTTTTTCCGTCGAGTGGCTTGCGGAAGGATTCAACGCCACACAGCTCGCTAACCGTTGGAAACCAATCGATCCCACAAGCCAGCTGCTCCCGAACTTGATTGGCTGGAATCACGCCGGGCAACGAGGCGATTGAGGGGACACGAATGCCACCCTCGAACAGGCAACCTTTGGCACCTCGCAAATCACCTGCATTTCCGCCACCGAAAAAGGCCCGCTCTTCGGTCGAGTGCCCATGGTCAGACTGAAAGACCACCAAGGTTTTGTCCGTCAGCCCAAGCTCCTCGAGGTGATCGAGCACCAAGCCAATCTTCTCATCCATCGTCGAAACCAATTCGGCGTATTGTCTGCGAGGAGACTCGAGATGCCGATAATGCTGACGCCACCGGTTCTCGCCCTGCATCGGGTAGTGTGGGATGTTCAGTGCCCAATAGAGAAAGAACGGTTTGTCTCGATTCGTTTCCATGAAGCTCTTACATTCCCGAACCATCAAGTCCGGAAAATAAGCTCCGTCTTCCCACGTCATTTCCGCGTTTCGCCAAAGGTCGTGACGATTGGGGCCCTGCCAATAAAAGTAGTGAGAGTAGTTGTCGATACAGCCGCCCATATGGCCAAACGACGTATCAAAACCCTGGGCGTTGGGCATCGTTTCTTTCGTATAGCCGAGATGCCATTTTCCAACATGGCCGGTGACGTAGCCCGCAGCTTTCAGCTGCTCGGCAATCGTGACTTCTGACGGACTCATACCCGCAACACCCTCTTGCGACGAGACGTTTCCCGGCACACCGGCCCGAACGGGAAATCGGCCGGTGAGGAGCCCTGCACGCGATGCCGAACAGATGGCGGACGGTGAGTACATGTTCGTAAACCGAACTCCGCGTTTGGCAAGATTGTCTAAGTTTGGAGTTTCAAGGTCTTGGGATCCGTAGCAGTTCAGGTCGAAGGTTCCTTGATCATCCGAATAGATCAGCAGAACATTGGGGGGCATCCAATCCGTCGTCTGGTCCGCCCCCAAAAGAGGCGACCCGTATGCAAATGCAAGGAACGCGATCGTTAGTGGAAGTCTCATGGAAGGGGGGCTCTAATGTTTGATGGTCTTCGTTCACACGGTTATACCATCCTGATTGGTGTGTTGCCGTCCGTGTGGGCGTTTTTCTTTGACGCTTCTCGGCGAACACCACACCCCAATGAGTGATTCTGAAAAGAATTTGGAGTTGTTGTTTTGGAGGAGCCACCGGATCGTTACCTTTGTTGTCGTCACTGGGATCTGGACAAGGATCGCCCATGAATGCTGGCTCCCTCATCCCCGGCCCTTCTCCCCCGAAAAAAACGGGGGAGACATAGAGGAGCAGCTAAACGTGTTTACGAAAGGGAGACCACTCTCTTTATTGTGTTCGATGCGGTCCAGCGCTGCGATTACCTCCGGGTTTCAGCTCGGGATAACCGTACGATCTCTTACTCGGGTAGAATGTGCCGTTCCTAAGGGTGCCGGGGTCAACCGACCGCGGCACCTGTTCACTCACCCTGATCACTTTTTGGATCTTTATCATGCGATTCCGAACACTTCGCTTCCTCGCGGTTGCGAGCCTGCTTGCCGCTTGCTGCCCTACTGCCACTCATGCACAAGATGCCCCCAAAAGGGTGTGGACGGACCCTGCAGAGGCGGGTGAACAGGACCCTGATTTCTTAAAACAAGGAGAGTACGTTGGCAACGTTGACATCGAGGGCGAATCGACGTGCGGCGCACAGGTCGTCGCACTCGGCAAAGGCCAATTCGCTGCCACCTTGTATGTTGGTGGACTTCCGGGTGACGGCTGGAATGGCAATAAGCACTCCTCCACCGAAGCGTCGATCAAGGACGACGGATCGATCGTGTTCGAGTCGGAGGAGGGAATCGGAATCCTGAAAGATGGCGTGATCACGATCGTTGAGAATGGCGAGGCAATCGGAAAGCTGAAGAGAGTCGAACGCAGAAGCGAAACGCTTGGTAAGCAGCCGCCTCAGAATGCAAAGGTTCTGTTTGATGGGACGACAACGGATCAATGGGATCACGCCGTGATGGATGGCAAACTGCTTGCGTTTGCTCCACGGGAAAAGGGGAAATCGGGCACATCAAGCAAGGAAAAGTTTGGCAGCCACTCCGTGCATGTGGAGTTTCGCTTGCCTTACATGCCCGAAGCTCGAGGTCAGGCACGTGGCAACAGTGGCATTTACTTGCAGGGGCGTTACGAAGTGCAAATGCTCGACTCTTTCGGCCTTGAAGGCGAGGACAACGAGTGCGGTGGCATCTACAAAATATCGAAGCCAAACCAGAATCTGTGCTACCCACCGCTCGTATGGCAAACCTACGATATCGACTTTACAGCTGCGGAGTACAACAACGAAGGCGAATTGGTCAAGCATCCCAACATGACCGTTCTGCACAACGGCGTGGTCATCCATCAGGATCTTGAGTTGCCTCATCACACGACAGCGGCCCCAAACAAGGCGGGCCCAGAGAAGGGGCCGATCTTTTTGCAGGATCACGGAAATCCTGTGCGTTACCGGAACATCTGGGTCACAACGAAACGATAAGCATCATTGTAGCAACGGTGCTAGCCCGGATGATTCATGACCGATGTAGGCCGGATCAAGTCAATGCTTGCTGTGCCGGAACTTCGGTCGCAAATGGCTCGTCATCTCCACTCGCACACTGCGCATGACAAAAGGGCATTGACGCCGCTCCGGCAGCACGTGCGACCTTGTTGCCAGCCTACGTGAATCATGCGGGCTAGGCATCGAAAGGTTCCGATCGCCAATCCCGGTCAATCGGAAAGGGCGAAAATCCGCTAAACAAAAAAATCCCAGGGACGCACGGCACGCCCTGGGCTAGGAAAGCCCCGTCACATCGCAAGACCCAAAAAAGAGCGAGTGCAACATACGGTTATTCGTTTCTGGCCTTCGCCGAGAAGGGGCTACCTACCGCTCAAAGTCAGGGTCCCCGGCAGCCATCGCGTCCGCCTCGGCGAGCGCAGCTTCGTAATCGTCAAGCGCTTGTTGGTCTGCGTCACCGACNNNNNNNNNNNNNNNNNNNNNNNNNNNNNNNNNNNNNNNNNNNNNNNNNNNNNNNNNNNNNNNNNNNNNNNNNNNNNNNNNNNNNNNNNNNNNNNNNNNNAACGGTAAATCACTGCAACTCGATGCACCAGTGTTTTCAAAATGAAACAACAAGCGGAAATATCCATCGCGAAAAGCAATCACTCACCCTTCCGATGCGGGGTCGGTGAGAGGTGTTCCTGGAGATCGCATTCCGTGATTCGGGACATTCATCCGGTGCCTGACCATCCAGTTAAATACCAAGCCCGGCGTTGTTACTATAACGAACATCACAAGTACAGCGAAGAACTCAATTGGAGGCAGCGCGGGTTGGTGGTATATCTCCCAGGCAGCGCCAAGGTAGGTGAGAAACGGCAAAGCAACCGCGAAGTACCGCCAGAATGTGTCAAGCTTGGGCATGCGCCACCGTCGAATTGCTAGCGCGAAAACGCCGTAGGTTGTCAGAACGCTCATCGCAATCCAGAAGACGGTCTCAATAATCGGCTCGCGGCTCCAAATGTCGTCGATGGTTCCGGCGATACAAAACAACCCGAATAGAACACCGTAAATCAAGACGCAAACACGTCCGATCGCTTTCCAAACCCCTGAGCTGTATCGGGAGTCATCAACGGTTGACGGAGGCTGATACGGATTCGATTTCGATTCAGACATGAAGTTGGCCATCAGCACACAGTCGCATCAGTGCGATAACTTGTATATCAGCTGAAGGACCGGTGATATTCCCTGAGGGGAGACCATTCTCACCGGATTCACCTTCGGTGCCGTGGGTGGCACTCACGTATTCTCGCCGGTCGACTGCGTATTCTCGCCGGGGAGGTGAGATCGCCTCTTTCAGTATTCTCACTGGTTCCAACGCTGGTGTCAATTCACATTCGGGTGTGATTGGAATTGCCAACATAAGGGCGTCTGTTTGTGGTAAGGACGATTACATGACACGTCTAAAGAGGGGAGAGGCAAACTGCCGCAGCTGCCGCCGGGGCAACGAGCTGTTCACTCAAGTGTCCAATCACACACTGGCACGCAGCCTTGATGGCGGATTCCGCAAAGCGAGAACATGTCGGAACAAAACACTGGGTTTTAGCCTGCTCTGCGCTGTAGCGATCACGCTTGAACCAAACCGAACTGAACTCGCACCCCCCCTTCAGCAATGCTGGAAGAGATATAGTTGCATATGGGAGAGGGCGGACCTTCGTATCGGAAGTCCGACCGATTGAGGAGGAGTTTCCATCAAATTGACCGTCATCGCCTGTGCGGATTACGCGACTGGCTGGTCCGTTGACGCTCGCAGATGACGTTTCGGTGGCGAGGTGCGTCATGGCTGTGTTTGAGCGATCCTGCCGTGAAGAGCGGGAACTGAAATGGGCAAAGATCTGGTTCTCGCATCTCGCCTCGTTCCATCGGCAATCGGGACAAGGCGATTGGCAATTCACTGTGGATGACGTGATTGCTTTCTCGCGGGCAAAGCTGCGCAGCGGTGCTCCGGCCTGGAAACGACTGATGATGGTAAGGGGCCTGATGGACTACCGACGACTGGTGCAGAAGCGCCCGCTGGATGACTTGATTCCGGTCCGTGAAAAGCTCCAAGAAGTCGTCGTGACGGAACGAGTCAGCGAAGAGGATGCCGAGGATATCGAGGAGGTCGTCAGCAAAATCAACTCGCGGGAACCAGATGTGATCCAACAGTACCGCAGAGCACTGCGTCGTGATGGCAAGAAGTATGCGACCGAACGAGCCTACGTTGGCAAAGTGAAGGCGTTTATGAGTGAACGGGCACTGAAATGCCTGGCTGACTTTGATTGCATCGGCGGGGCGGACGTGGAGGCTCATCTGACCGACTTGGCGGTTGATGGCAACGTGGCTCCTTCGACTCAGAATCAAGCGTTTCACGCTTTGCTGTTTCTCTTTCAACATGTCTTCAAGCGGGATATTGGCCGCATTCAGGCGATCCGCGCCTCGAAAGGAAAACAGATCCCGACCGTGCTGAGCTATGAGGAAGTTGAAAAGGTGCTGGGCAAAATGCAGGGCGTTTCACTGGTGATCGCGAAGCTGTTGTACGGGTGTGGCATGCGGATCAGCGAGGCGTTGGCGTTGCGGGTGAAGGACATTGATTTTGAGAACTCGCTGATCGAGATCCATCAATCGAAAGGGAATAAAAGCCGACTCGTTCCGCTGCCCGATGAGTTGATAGAGCCACTGCGTCGCATGGTGCGATCCCGGCATGTTCTGCACCAGCAAGATTTGGAAGACGGCGTGGCCTCGGTATGGCTACCCTTTGCTTTGGCTAGAAAGTACCCGTCGGCTGCAAGGGAGTTTCGTTGGCAGTTCGTGTTCGCATCGGCCCGCCTCTCGCGAGATCCGCACTCGTTCGCGATGCACCGCCATCACCTTCACCGAGACACCTTCCCGAGCCATTTGCGGCGGGCGGTTGAACGATCTGGAATCTCCAAGCATATCTCGTCACACACTTTTCGACACTCGTTCGCAACCCATCTGTTACGGGCCGGTACTGACATTCGGACGATCCAAGAATTACTGGGGCACAGCGATGTGAAGACTACGATGATCTACACGCATGTGATCAACCGAGAAGACATCCGCGTAGTGAGTCCACTCGATCGATTGGCGAAAGGATCACACCGTGAGTCCGCACTGCCGTCTACGGGGAGCGACGCCGGTGAGCCATCCGTGGGCCTCGCAGGACGGCAAGGCCAGAAGGTAACGAGCTATTGCTCAAAACCGATTGCTTGCCGAAGACTGCGAGTTCATCCGATCGAGGAGCGTAGCCAGAGTGGGCCAGTTCGTTCTAACACTTCGCCGGACCCCGCAACGAGAGTCAAGGCGAGAACCACCACTCCCACCGTACTGCCTGACGCACTCCGCCGATCGATCACGCAGCGGAGCTCATGTGAAAGCCGATCGGCACGGAGGGGCTGGCTACGAAGTTGGCTACCGTCGTTTGGTCGCAGCGCCACGAATCTCCGAAGTGGCTGATCAACGTCGTAGTGACATGCAAACGCGATTCCCGCCTGCTGGAATATCGAGATGGTCGCTTTTGCCCCGTCCCGCCGTCCTTGCCCACCCGAGCCAAAACGCTCGACATGGAGCTACGCCGACAAACCGATCATAAGTGACGGTGGCGGCGGCTTACGTTACTACCACCGAAACCAACAGTACAGCATCATCGCACTGACCGATGGCGGCGGAACAGTGAAGGAACGCTACGCCTACGACGCCTACGGAACACCTACGACGCTCGACGCTAGCCTCTCGCAGCTAGCTACTTCGTCAGAAAACAACCGTTACACGTACACGGGCCGCGAGTACGACGAAGCGTTAGGCCTGTATCACTACCGGGCGCGGATGTACGATCCGGTCGCCGGTAGATTCTGCTCCAGAGATCCGATCGGGTTTGAGGGGAGTCCTTGGAATGTTTACGAGTACGTCGGGTCGAGGCCAATCGTTAATTATGATCCGTTTGGACACGAGATATCAGAGATCTTTTTGCCGTCGCCGAGGGGCGTGGACATAAACCTATTTCCTCAGGACGATCCGCTTCATGCGGTTGCCCGGGACATGCCCTTTGATGGAGGAAAAATAGTCATCGGTGGACACGGTTATCCAAATGGAATCATCAAAGGAAGTGATAACGAACCGATATACTCACCAGAATTGATAGAGCGGGTTAAGAGCTTGTCCAAATTCCGACCTGGCATGCCCATTCTCCTTTTGGTTTGCGATGCGGGGAAGAACAAGAAAATGTGTCAAAACCTTGCAAACGGGACTGGCTCCACGGTCTGGGCCGCGGAGGCCCACTGCGAGTATCACTTCTTCACAATTACATCCATGGGTTTGCTAATCAACGTAGACTTTGACTATACCGAGTTTGTCGATGAAGATAAGAATGTAGTGTGGCCATTCCCCACGCCCCCGAACGGAAACCCAGCAATGCCCCTTAGAGGTCCCGTTCAGGGAAAGCCGTCGAAGGGCATTTCCAACAATAAGTACTCTTCGAATTTTGGCCTTCCGGCATAGATTATCCCTTATCTATGTTTGCACTGCCTAAGCCTAGTTTCAATAAACTGCATCGTGACTGTTGCACCTGTAAAACGGAGAGATAATCAGCAATGCTGACACTACGCAAATCCCAAAGTCAATGTAATGCCTCTCTTGGTTGGGAAACCATTTGTATCGCTTCATCTATTCTGCTTTTCGGTTCCTGTTCGAAGCCGGAGGATCCGATGAAACCAAGCTCTCTATACAATCGGTCAGCGACT contains:
- a CDS encoding glycoside hydrolase family 127 protein produces the protein MRRTIIFLVLLMLFGGRAIAADYPIQPVPFTAVDVGPGFWQSRMETNSRVTVPYCFERCEQTGRIRNFVAAANKDPEGFEGIFFNDSDVFKIVEGASYTLALKFDPKLDKYLDDLIAKFAAAQEPDGYLYTAKTSQSRGRYGQDPRWTGLDHSHELYNVGHMYEAAVAHFQATGKRNFLDLAVKNADLIDEVFGPEPGQRTDVPGHEEIEIGLVRLARATGEPKYLDLAKFFVDMRGNEDKREKLYGQYAQDHARVVSQSEAVGHAVRGGYFYAGVADVAAMTGESEYIDAIDRIWNDVVGRKLYLIGSVGQQGAGEGYAGAYKLTNLKAYNETCAAIALAMWNHRMFLLHGDAKYADVLERIVYNGFLSGVSLSGDQFFYPNPLECDMRFRFNQGDLQRSPWFNCSCCPSNVVRFLPSIPGYAYAVRDDDLYVNLFLAGKATADLASGSVELVQQTDYPWSGKIRMTVSPESTQRFGLRLRIPGWVRGEVLPSDLYRYEDVTPADWKLRVNGTPAHAPLVDGYAMLDRLWQPGDVVELDLPMPIRRVLANEQIEYDRGRVAFERGPLVYCIEGADHDGQVLDTWLADNTTLAPEHRPNLLGGITVLTGSANAVYRDEDGQSANREKPITMIPYYAWCHRGANEMAVWIPRSADRAVVAPLPTIASTSQASASHCGRSDTIEAVSDQMEPQHSGDHEIPRFTWWDHRGTSEWVQYDLAKPTTLSNVNVYWFDDTGRGQCRVPKSWKLLYRSGSEWKPVKMPSEFSTAKDQWAIVEFDPVKTDAVRIEVELQPTFSGGILEWRVN
- a CDS encoding sulfatase family protein, with translation MKLDNRMALIVAWICIGAAVSVAARPNILIAIADDQSYPHASAYGTAAIQTPAFDQVAKSGILFRNAFTPAPGCSPMRAAFLTGREIWQIREAGTHASYFPPDLPVFTDQLSDHGYHVGMTGKGWSPGSARGWPHNPAGKAYSDRKMETPTGIRNTDYAANFSDFLKERPSGQPFCFWFGCSEPHRDYDRGIGKRNGIDPDQIELPGFLPDSDEVRSDVADYMFEIEWFDSHLQRMLDELQRAGELDNTLVIVTSDNGMPFPRAKANLYEYGIHMPLAISWPAMIPAGQDNDDLVSLIDVTQTIFHAAEVAPKQADQMPGRSLLGHYSNLSDEIASPRDGVFSGRERHSSSRFRSLGYPCRCIRTKTHLYIRNFTPERWPAGAAQKFDKAKYDGDGNLIQSQLGDALGGFHDIDNGPTLQWMIANRDQTNVAQLLAAAVDLRPSEELYDIQRDPACLENLSEEPSAKEIKADLASRLTEYLTQTGDLRQTDPKAANVWETYPRLSSLRWFPIPDWARDHPDLVPQQDWLEKRRPR
- a CDS encoding sulfatase-like hydrolase/transferase, with amino-acid sequence MRLPLTIAFLAFAYGSPLLGADQTTDWMPPNVLLIYSDDQGTFDLNCYGSQDLETPNLDNLAKRGVRFTNMYSPSAICSASRAGLLTGRFPVRAGVPGNVSSQEGVAGMSPSEVTIAEQLKAAGYVTGHVGKWHLGYTKETMPNAQGFDTSFGHMGGCIDNYSHYFYWQGPNRHDLWRNAEMTWEDGAYFPDLMVRECKSFMETNRDKPFFLYWALNIPHYPMQGENRWRQHYRHLESPRRQYAELVSTMDEKIGLVLDHLEELGLTDKTLVVFQSDHGHSTEERAFFGGGNAGDLRGAKGCLFEGGIRVPSIASLPGVIPANQVREQLACGIDWFPTVSELCGVESFRKPLDGKSLVNVLHDRDVATPHDFLYWHLGGGKRPQWAIRDGNWKLLGNPTDRSNKAEVETTKDGLFLVDLGNNEEERTNVANGNTEIIERLQRRRSEILKSLSDNP
- a CDS encoding 3-keto-disaccharide hydrolase, yielding MRFRTLRFLAVASLLAACCPTATHAQDAPKRVWTDPAEAGEQDPDFLKQGEYVGNVDIEGESTCGAQVVALGKGQFAATLYVGGLPGDGWNGNKHSSTEASIKDDGSIVFESEEGIGILKDGVITIVENGEAIGKLKRVERRSETLGKQPPQNAKVLFDGTTTDQWDHAVMDGKLLAFAPREKGKSGTSSKEKFGSHSVHVEFRLPYMPEARGQARGNSGIYLQGRYEVQMLDSFGLEGEDNECGGIYKISKPNQNLCYPPLVWQTYDIDFTAAEYNNEGELVKHPNMTVLHNGVVIHQDLELPHHTTAAPNKAGPEKGPIFLQDHGNPVRYRNIWVTTKR
- a CDS encoding integron integrase, whose protein sequence is MAVFERSCREERELKWAKIWFSHLASFHRQSGQGDWQFTVDDVIAFSRAKLRSGAPAWKRLMMVRGLMDYRRLVQKRPLDDLIPVREKLQEVVVTERVSEEDAEDIEEVVSKINSREPDVIQQYRRALRRDGKKYATERAYVGKVKAFMSERALKCLADFDCIGGADVEAHLTDLAVDGNVAPSTQNQAFHALLFLFQHVFKRDIGRIQAIRASKGKQIPTVLSYEEVEKVLGKMQGVSLVIAKLLYGCGMRISEALALRVKDIDFENSLIEIHQSKGNKSRLVPLPDELIEPLRRMVRSRHVLHQQDLEDGVASVWLPFALARKYPSAAREFRWQFVFASARLSRDPHSFAMHRHHLHRDTFPSHLRRAVERSGISKHISSHTFRHSFATHLLRAGTDIRTIQELLGHSDVKTTMIYTHVINREDIRVVSPLDRLAKGSHRESALPSTGSDAGEPSVGLAGRQGQKVTSYCSKPIACRRLRVHPIEERSQSGPVRSNTSPDPATRVKARTTTPTVLPDALRRSITQRSSCESRSARRGWLRSWLPSFGRSATNLRSG
- a CDS encoding RHS repeat domain-containing protein — translated: MVAFAPSRRPCPPEPKRSTWSYADKPIISDGGGGLRYYHRNQQYSIIALTDGGGTVKERYAYDAYGTPTTLDASLSQLATSSENNRYTYTGREYDEALGLYHYRARMYDPVAGRFCSRDPIGFEGSPWNVYEYVGSRPIVNYDPFGHEISEIFLPSPRGVDINLFPQDDPLHAVARDMPFDGGKIVIGGHGYPNGIIKGSDNEPIYSPELIERVKSLSKFRPGMPILLLVCDAGKNKKMCQNLANGTGSTVWAAEAHCEYHFFTITSMGLLINVDFDYTEFVDEDKNVVWPFPTPPNGNPAMPLRGPVQGKPSKGISNNKYSSNFGLPA